From a region of the Streptomyces sp. NBC_00193 genome:
- a CDS encoding NUDIX domain-containing protein: protein MSDTGPGSGTGPVPGHGYDPQAFPPFAVTVDLAVFTVRGGTLHVLLIRRAQEPYAGTWALPGGFLLPRESAETAARRELAEETGLSAEVVDALHLEQLRTYSEPGRDPRMRVVSVAFTALVPDLPEPVAGGGGDADRARWVPVGEACAPAFGLAFDHAEILADARSRVGSKLEYSCLATAFCPPEFTLGELQAVYETVWDTALDRPNFRRKVLATPGFVEAVPGAARLTGGRGKPAALYRPGPATTLHPPLLRPTEGHTR from the coding sequence ATGAGTGACACCGGACCCGGCAGCGGCACCGGACCCGTACCCGGGCACGGGTACGACCCGCAGGCCTTCCCGCCCTTCGCGGTGACCGTCGACCTCGCCGTCTTCACCGTGCGCGGCGGCACCCTGCACGTCCTGCTGATCCGGCGCGCGCAGGAACCGTACGCGGGCACCTGGGCGCTCCCCGGCGGCTTCCTGCTGCCGCGGGAGTCCGCGGAGACGGCGGCCCGGCGCGAACTGGCCGAGGAGACCGGCCTGTCGGCGGAGGTGGTCGACGCCCTGCACCTGGAGCAGCTGCGCACCTACAGCGAACCGGGCCGGGACCCCCGCATGCGGGTGGTCTCGGTGGCCTTCACCGCGCTCGTCCCCGATCTGCCGGAACCGGTGGCCGGGGGCGGCGGGGACGCGGACCGCGCCCGCTGGGTGCCGGTGGGCGAGGCTTGTGCGCCGGCCTTCGGGCTCGCCTTCGACCACGCGGAGATCCTCGCGGATGCCCGTTCCCGCGTGGGCTCGAAGCTGGAGTACAGCTGCCTCGCCACCGCCTTCTGCCCGCCCGAGTTCACCCTCGGCGAGCTCCAGGCCGTCTACGAGACCGTCTGGGACACCGCCCTGGACCGCCCCAACTTCCGCCGCAAGGTCCTGGCCACGCCCGGCTTCGTCGAGGCCGTGCCCGGAGCCGCCCGGCTCACCGGCGGCCGCGGCAAACCGGCCGCGCTCTACCGGCCCGGTCCCGCGACCACCCTGCACCCGCCCCTGCTGCGCCCTACGGAAGGACACACGCGATGA